The Mucilaginibacter gracilis genomic interval TCAAAACGCGGCTATTATAAATGTTAAAAATGTTGGCCCAACCAACTGGCCTTTACTACGCTATGCCGATGTTTTATTAATGGCCGCCGAAGCTGATAACGAAGTAAACGGCCCCACCACAAATAGCATTAACTACGTAAACCTGGTTAGGGAACGTGCTTATGGCAACGTACTGATAGGCCGCAATGTAAATAGCGTAACCATTACAAACGCGGGTACAGGCTATACCGTTGCACCTACAGTTACCATTACCGGCGGCGGCGCAACAAAAGCTGCAACAGCTACAACAACCTTAACCAGCGGCAAAATAACAGCGATAACCATTACTGATCCCGGTGCATTTTATACATCTGCACCAACGGTAACTATTACCAGCGCAAATGGCGTGGGCAGCGGCGGCGCAGCAACGGTAACCATAAGTAGTTTAACAGATGCCGACCTATTGCCTGCACAGTATACAAGCAAAGCGGTATTTCGCCAAACCATTATGGACGAGCGCTCAAGGGAGTTGGGTGGCGAAGGCCATCGCAAGCTCGACCTGTTTCGCTGGGGCAATTTTCTAAGTACGGTAGCCAATTTGGTAACTGTAATACCAGTACAAGCGCCAAATGCTTCGGCATCATCAACTTATGGCTATACCGGCAGGGCAAGTGCGGTGCAGCCTTACAAAAACGTGAGCAACCGCGATACCTTATTCCCTATACCAGTTACCGAAATAACACTTAACCCCGGTATCCCATTTAGTGCGCAAAACCCCGGATGGTAAAGCAATTCGCTTTTAAAAAATGAGCTAAACCGGCATTATCAAGTTTTTATTTAAATTACAAACGCAAAGAGTATCAAATTAAGCAATTGATACTCTTTGCGTTTGTAATTTAAAAATATTGCGTCCGCGATTCTTGCAGTCAAGTGTCGACAGAAAGGCGATATGTTACTATAGAAACGCCACTAGGATGAACAGGGTTACTTTGGTTTTGAAATTAAAAGCCGGTAATTTGTACCGTGTTATCTCTTTCAAAAATAACCCGTTTGCGGTCCATTATCTTTTCGGTACACTTTGCGGTGCTATTGGGCTTGCTGGTTTTTACCTGTGTACCGCTTACCATCACTGCTTCGTTGCCCATACAAATCTGGACCAAGCAATTAGTTTTATATGCTACCCTGGTGGGCATATTTTACCTCCATCTCCGGGTACTCGTCCCCAGGCTGCTTTATAACAACCGCGGGGGAATTTTTGCACTGCTTGTTTTTCTCATCTGTATCGCCGTTCCGGTATTAAATCACCAGGCCGATAAACTGATGGACCTGCCGGGCTTGCTCCACAGGTTTGCGCCGAAACGCCCTGTTGACGTTCGTTATACGCCCGTGGGCGACCTCAGTATTATGATCATCACCATGATCGTTATAGGGATAGCTATTATTATATCCGTTACCGGGAAAGTGCAGGCTGACCTGTTAAAGGAAAAATCGTTAGAGAACGACCGCATAGCCGGCGAACTGGCGGTTTTACGCTCACAAATTAACCCGCATTTCTTTTTCAATGTATTGCATACCATTTACGGGCTCACCGAGATTGATACAGACCGGGCCCGCGAAGCAATTTACACCCTATCGCATATGATGCGCTATGTGTTATACGAAACCCGGCATCAGGTAACCACCCTGGAAAAAGAGTTACGCCTGATAGATAGCTATCGCCAATTAATGCAATTGCGCCTGCCCCCACACGTAACCGTTGTTTTTAACCAGCCCGCAGGCCCGCTTAACATTCCGCTTTCGCCAATGCTGTTGCTTCCTTTTGTAGAAAACGCCTTTAAACATGGCATCAGTACGGTACAACCGAGCTATATTTACATATCTGCACAGTTATGCCAGGAAAGTTTTCGGTTTGAGGTACGAAATACTTTATTTGCAGAACCGGCAAAGGAAACAGACGAGGGTAGCGGAATAGGACTAGCCAATACGCGCCGCCGCCTGGAGCTGATTTATCCGGGCAAATACAAGCTCAATGTTAAAGAAGACCATGAGCTTGAGGAATTCAGGATAGAACTTCAAATAACTTTGACATGACCATTCACTGTATAGCCGTTGATGATGAGCCGGTGGCCCTAGAGATGATTGCCGCCTATGTAACTAAGACCCCCTTCCTGAAACTGGTTGATAAATGCGCAAGCGCCGTAACAGCCCTGACCGTTTTAAAAGAGCATCCGGAAGTACGGCTCGTTTTTTTAGACATCAGGATGGCCGACCTGAACGGCCTGGAGTTTGCCGGTATAGTTGACCAGGGGGATAACCGGCGATCGGTGCGCATTGTTTTTACAACCGCTTTTGACCAGTACGCGCTGGACGGGCACAAGCTTGCCGCGCTGGATTATTTGCTAAAACCCTTCAGTTTTGCTGATTTTACGCGTGCGGCCAATAGGGCCCTCGAATATTTTAACTTACTGGAGCAGGATAACGAGCCGCAATACCTTCATGTATATGCCAATTATCAACTGGTACGGATAGATATAGCGCAGATTCTCTACGTGGAAAGCATGGCTGACTATATCAGAATCTTTTTGCAAGACCAACCCAACCCGGTAAAGACGCTGATGACCTTAAAAGTAGTGGAGCAGAAACTGCCGGGCAGCCATTTTGTGCGCCTGCACCGTTCCTTCATCGTAGCCATAGATAAAGTTACCGCCGTAACCAAAACATCAGTACAGGTTGGCCGGGCTGCCATACCGGTATCAGATCCTTACCGGCAGGCATTCGGCAATTTCATGAAGAGCTGGCGTCAGCCCGGTTCCTAAATTATTTTGTTTTTTTGATCACATAACTCATATCACCCATCGGTCCGCCCTTCATGTATAGCACAATCTCTTCAGGGCTTTTTACCTTCCCGGTCATTTTAAACTGCTGGTCCATAATGGGTAAAGTAAACGCCAGGCTGTCGTCCTTAAACCAGCCATCAGTTAATTGAACGGTGTTGCCGTCGGGGCCTTTAGTGCTGCCGCTTAGCTTTTGCCCATCTACTTTAAAATCGTAGGCAACCTCAATTTGATCATTGATAGAACCTTTCCAATGGCCGCCTATATCAGTGGCCGCACAAACAAAAGTTACAATGGCCATCGCCATCAGTGTGGGAATTAGTTTTTTAATTTTCATAGCTTTTAAGGATTTATTGGTGATATTAAATTTATTCATATCGCAAAGCCTCTATAGGGTCGAGCCTCGAAGCTTTTAGTGCCGGATAATAACCAAAGAAAACGCCTATTACCGTACAAAAGCCAAATGCTTCAATAATCGAGCCCTTGTCGATGATCGGTTCCCAGTGCAATGCGTTAGAAATAACAAAGGCCAGGGTTTCGCCAATCAAAATACCGATAAGACCGCCGGTAACGCTAATGATGATGGCCTCGGTTAAAAACTGATTAAGGATATCCCTGCCACGCGCGCCTACCGCCATGCGCAAGCCAATCTCTTTTGTACGTTCGGTTACCGAAACATACATGATATTCATAATACCTATGCCACCAATAATTAGCGATATAGCTGCTATAGCGGTTAATAACGCAGTTAGCAACGTAGTTATTGAGCTTAGGGTTTGTATCAGCTCGGCTTGGGTACGTACCGTAAAATCATTGTCTTCGGTTGCACGCAGGCGATGTGTTTTTCGGAGTATCTTCGCCATTTCATCGGCTGCAGCCTGCGAAAGATTTTCGGCCTTTGCAGACGCATTAAAGCTGCCGAAATAGATAGATGCAATAATTCTTTTCTGAACGGTAGTATAAGGTGCCAGGATAATATCGTCCTGGTCCTGTCCGAAAGTATTCTGCCCCTTTTTGTTCAGTATGCCGATAACCTGGAAAGGAATCTTGTTAAAGCGGATGACCTTGCCAATCGGATCTACACCTTTTGCAAATAAATTATCTACCACAGTTTGCCCCAGCAGGCAAACTTTAGCATAAGTGTGTACATCACGGTCGGCAAACATTTTACCGTCTTTGAGCGATATGTTTTTGATGGCGAGGTAATCCCCGCTAACGCCCTCAATGGTGGTGGGCCAGTTGAGCGAACCGTTTATAGCCTGCCCTTTAGATTGTGATGAAGGCGATATGGCACTTATATAAGTGGATTCCTTTTGTAAGGCAACAAAATCCTTTTCGGTCAGCGTTTCTACATTAGCCCCCTGCAAACGCGCGCCGCCCGGTGCATTGCTATTGGGCATCACCATAACGAGGTTAGACCCCATGCTTGACAGCGAATTATGTATGCTCGCGGTTGAGCCCGCGCCAATAGCGCCGATAGTAATAACGGCGGCCACCCCAATAATAATACCCAACATGGTTAGCACAGCCCTTAACTTATTGCGTTGCAGGGCCAGTAGCGCCAGCCTGATCAAATTCAAAATTTTCATAAGTGATAATCTTCGGTTATGGGCAACGCGGCCAGCATGTCTTTAGCTGAACGGACCTGCTGATTAGCCTGGTCTTTTACCACACGCCCATCCTTCAGCACAATAGTACGGCTGCTAAATGCGGCAATGTCTGGTTCGTGCGTCACAAAAACAATGGTTTTGCCCTGGCTTTGGTTCAGGTCCTGCATCAAAGCCATGATCTCGTATGATGTACGGGTATCCAGGTTACCGGTTGCTTCGTCGGCCAGTATCATCACCGGCTCGTTCACCAGGGCACGGGCAATGGCTACACGCTGCTGTTGCCCGCCCGACATTTCATTGGGCAGGTGATTCATCCGGTCGGCAAGTTTTACAGCTTGCAGGGCTATTGTTGCCCGTTCCCGGCGTTCGGCAGCCGTTACTTTTGGATTATAAAACAGCGGCAGTTCCACATTCTCTAAAGCCGTGGTCCTTGGCAGCAGGTTGTAGGACTGAAATACAAAGC includes:
- a CDS encoding sensor histidine kinase — translated: MLSLSKITRLRSIIFSVHFAVLLGLLVFTCVPLTITASLPIQIWTKQLVLYATLVGIFYLHLRVLVPRLLYNNRGGIFALLVFLICIAVPVLNHQADKLMDLPGLLHRFAPKRPVDVRYTPVGDLSIMIITMIVIGIAIIISVTGKVQADLLKEKSLENDRIAGELAVLRSQINPHFFFNVLHTIYGLTEIDTDRAREAIYTLSHMMRYVLYETRHQVTTLEKELRLIDSYRQLMQLRLPPHVTVVFNQPAGPLNIPLSPMLLLPFVENAFKHGISTVQPSYIYISAQLCQESFRFEVRNTLFAEPAKETDEGSGIGLANTRRRLELIYPGKYKLNVKEDHELEEFRIELQITLT
- a CDS encoding LytR/AlgR family response regulator transcription factor encodes the protein MTIHCIAVDDEPVALEMIAAYVTKTPFLKLVDKCASAVTALTVLKEHPEVRLVFLDIRMADLNGLEFAGIVDQGDNRRSVRIVFTTAFDQYALDGHKLAALDYLLKPFSFADFTRAANRALEYFNLLEQDNEPQYLHVYANYQLVRIDIAQILYVESMADYIRIFLQDQPNPVKTLMTLKVVEQKLPGSHFVRLHRSFIVAIDKVTAVTKTSVQVGRAAIPVSDPYRQAFGNFMKSWRQPGS
- a CDS encoding ABC transporter permease: MKILNLIRLALLALQRNKLRAVLTMLGIIIGVAAVITIGAIGAGSTASIHNSLSSMGSNLVMVMPNSNAPGGARLQGANVETLTEKDFVALQKESTYISAISPSSQSKGQAINGSLNWPTTIEGVSGDYLAIKNISLKDGKMFADRDVHTYAKVCLLGQTVVDNLFAKGVDPIGKVIRFNKIPFQVIGILNKKGQNTFGQDQDDIILAPYTTVQKRIIASIYFGSFNASAKAENLSQAAADEMAKILRKTHRLRATEDNDFTVRTQAELIQTLSSITTLLTALLTAIAAISLIIGGIGIMNIMYVSVTERTKEIGLRMAVGARGRDILNQFLTEAIIISVTGGLIGILIGETLAFVISNALHWEPIIDKGSIIEAFGFCTVIGVFFGYYPALKASRLDPIEALRYE
- a CDS encoding ABC transporter ATP-binding protein; this translates as MKKILELHDIKREFQMGSEIVRALKGVTFDVFAGEFVTIMGSSGSGKTTLLNTLGCLDKPSSGSYFLDGVSVREQNRDQLAKLRNEKIGFVFQSYNLLPRTTALENVELPLFYNPKVTAAERRERATIALQAVKLADRMNHLPNEMSGGQQQRVAIARALVNEPVMILADEATGNLDTRTSYEIMALMQDLNQSQGKTIVFVTHEPDIAAFSSRTIVLKDGRVVKDQANQQVRSAKDMLAALPITEDYHL